The following DNA comes from Halalkaliarchaeum sp. AArc-CO.
AGTCCAACTGATCGAGTCCCGGGAAGGCGGCCCCCCGTTCGCGTCCGGTACGACGTTTGAGGAACGAAGCGCCGATGTCTCCGACCATCGCCCCCAGCGCCAGGCCGAACGCCGCTGCGATCGGAAAGCTCGGAAGGTCCACACCGACCGCGACGCCGATCGGTTCGACGACGAGGTTCAAAACCATTGCAAGGAGAACACCCGCGATCGTCCCGGCTGCGGTGCCACGCCAGGTTTTTCCGTCACCGAGGACGCGTTTCCCGTTCCACGTCGCACCCCCGTCGATCGGTCGCCCGCCACCGGCGACGACCGCGACGTTGTTCGGAATATATGCTGGTAACATTACCCAAAAAGCGGTGACAACGACGGAAAATGTAGAAGCTATCACGAGCACGACGGATCCAGCCATATCGGAAGGACGAAAGCGGAGGTAAAAGGGCCGACGGTTCCAGGCTCCGCGTTCGCGAATCTAGAATCGGTTTCTCGATCGTGCCGATCCTCGCCTTCTCCAACAGTTGGAGTATTCATCCAACAATCGGACCCCCCCACCCCTTCGTTTCAGGTGGAACCGGAAACACGTGGGTAGGGGGGCAGAACTATCTATTATAAACAAGTAGTTTTAACACTTTGTAGCTAAAACAATATCCGCAAACTATTCTCTTACTATTTTTCATCTGGTTAATTGTTGTTAAGTAAGGACGATGGATAGCTACAAGGAGCTCTCCTGAATGTTTCTCGTGTTCACTCTATCGCTCTTTTCGGGTTCCACCTGAAACGAAGGGGTGGGGGGCGGAGGGAAGGAGTGGGGGCCGAAGGAAAGGAGTGAGGGCCGAAGGAAAGGAGTGGGGGCCGAAGGGAAGGAGCGGGGGCCGAAGGGAAGGGGCGAGGGAGGCGGAAAGCAATGGAGAAACAAAAGCTAGAGGGGACGAACGCAACGAAAGATCATGGAACGTTAGCTCGCCCGTTTTCGCGATCGAGTCAGTCAGTAAACAACGTGTGATTCCGGATATGTGTCTGACGCAGATTTAAGTGCGCACGGGGACGTGAATGCGGTATACGGTCGCGTATCGACCGAAACGGAGGACTTCAGGAGGCCACGGATGGGACTGATAACGAACCTGAAAGACAGCATTTCACGGGCCGCGGACCGACTGTTCTCGGCATCCGAGCCCAAACGAATCGGCATTTACGGTCCGCCTAACGCAGGCAAGACGACCCTCGCCAACCGGATCGCTCGCGACTGGACGGGGGATGCAGTCGGACCGGAGAGTCACATTCCACACGAAACGAGGCGTGCACGCCGCAAGGAAGGTGTCGAGATCGAACGGAACGGCCGAACGGTGACGATCGACATCGTCGACACGCCCGGGGTGACCACGAAGGTCGACTACAAGGAGTTCCTCGACCACGACATGGAGAAAGACGACGCCGTCCGACGCTCCAGGGAGGCGACCGAGGGGGTGGCGGAGGCGATGCACTGGCTTCGAGAAGACGTCGACGGTGTCATATACGTTCTCGACTCGACGGAGGACCCCTTCACCCAGGTGAACACCATGCTGGTCGGGATCATCGAGTCCCAGGACCTGCCGGTGCTCATCCTGGCGAACAAGACGGACCTCGAGGAGTCGCAGATACAGCGCGTCGCCAACGCGTTCCCGCAACACGAGACGATACCGCTGTCGGCGCTGGAGGGAAGCAACATGGACGAAGTGTACGACAAGATCGCGGAGAAGTTCGGGTGATACAGATGCCCGAAGCAACACCTACCGACCTGGAGCCCGTTCCCGGGGAACCGGACGGGACCAACGGAACCGACGGTGGCAACGGTAACGGCGTCAGGATCGACCTGATAAGCGGCGCCCGAATGGAGGGATTAACCGGGATGGAGAAGATCCGGCTCATCCTTGACGGCGTCCGGGACGGGAACATCGTCATCCTCGAGGAGGGGCTGTCACCCGACGAGGAGTCGAAACTCATCGAGGTGACGATGACCGAGATCAGCCCGGACGACTTCAGCGGGATCGAAATCGAGACGTATCCTCGGGCGGAAACCGCCAACCAGTCGATCCTCGATCGCATTATGGGTCGAGAATCGACGAAGAAACTCACGGTGATCGGGCCGGCGAATCAGATCGAGACGCTCCACAAAGACGAGAACCTGATCAGCGCACTCGTCTCTCGGAAGTGAACGCCGGACATGCCTCATCAGTGTACCTCCTGCGGTCGGGTTTTCTCTGACGGCTCGAAAGAGATGCTTTCGGGTTGCCCGGACTGTGGAGGGAACAAGTTCCAGTTCCGGCCGTCGAGTGCGGTCGAAAAGCAGCGGAAATCCGCCTCGGAGATGAAAAAGCGAAAGCGGTCGACTTCCGATACGGGGTCCTCGTCAAGAACCGCGGGAAGGTCGGATAATCCGACGGTCGAACGGAAGGAATCGACCACAGAACAGCAGGACGAACCCCGAAACGAGGGGGAAGTAGTGTCTTCCACGGACCTGGGCGATTCCCCGGAAAACCGCGCGCAGGCGGACGCTCGATCCGGCGTCGTTTCAGAGGAGGAACTTTCGGCTCTGGCGGAATCCACGAGTGGGGACACGGAGTCGTCTCCCGACGAGGGAACCGGGCGAGCTTCCGACAGGGAAGTCGAGGGGGAACGCGTCCCCGAGAACGTCGACCGTCCGGACCTCTCCCAGCTCCGCGAGGAGCTCAACAGTCAGTTCGAGAGCATCAAGATCGTCAGCCAGGGGCAGTACGAACTCAACCTGATGGAACTCTACGACCGGCAGGAGTACATCATCTCCCTGCAGGAGGACGGCCGATACGTCATCGAGATGCCGGACGCGTGGGGACCGGACGACGAGTGAATCTCGTGGACTGCGATGTGTTCGGCTGGCAACCGTTGATGAAGTGGACACAGTTATCCGCGTTCCCCTGCTACCGGGGCGCATGAGCACGTTTCACCTTCGTGATCGAGGGCTCCCGGTAGTGGCATCCGGGGGCGTGTCCGAAGGACCAGGCGGATCGAACGGGTCGGCGTCTGCAGAGGCCTCTTCCATGCGAACTCGGGGTGAGTGTTGATGCGGGTGGTTGCGAAGTTCGGCGGAACTAGCCTGGGCAGCGGCGACCGGATCAACCGGGCTGCCGATTCGATCGCCAACGCGGTGCGGGAAGGCCACGAGATCGCAGTCGTCGCGAGCGCGATGGGATCCACCACCGACGATCTCCTCGAGGAGATCACCTTCGAGACCGAGGATTCCGACAGGGCGGAGATCGTCTCTATGGGGGAACGCACCAGCGTCCGGATGCTCAAGGCGGCACTCGCCGCCCGGGGGATCGATGCAGTGTTCGTCGAACCGGGCAGCGACCTGTGGCCGATCGTCACGAACGAACACGGGGAGGTCGACGTCGAGGTGACCAAACGTGGAGTCGAGGCGCTCGCGGCCGAACTCGGGAACGTGGTCCCGGTCGTCACCGGATTCCTCGCGGAAACACCGGACGGCCGCGTCACGACGCTCGGACGGGGCGGCAGCGACACCACGGCGGTCATGCTCGGAAGATACATGAACGCCGACGAGGTCGTCATCGTCACGGACGTCGAGGGCGTCATGACTGGCGATCCCCACGTGGTCGAGGGCGCGCGAAACGTCGGTCAGATCACCGTCGACGAGCTCCGAAACCTTTCGTTCCGGGGTGCGGAAGTCATCGCCCCAAGCGCGCTCGCGTACAAAACGGACGACCTCGACGTTCGAGTCGTTCACTATCAGCACGGGGATCTGCTCACGGGCGGGACCCGCATCGAAGGCGCGTTCGAGAATCTGATCGACATGCGGGAGGAGCCGCTCGCGTGTATCACCGTTGCCGGTCGATCGATCCGAAACCGACCGGGGATCCTGGCGGACCTCTCGCAGGCGCTCAGACAAGAGGAGATCAACATCGACGCGGTCGCAAGCGGGATGGATTCGGTCACGTTCTACGTCGATGTCGAACGGGCAGAGGAGGCGGAGGCACTCCTCCACGAGGAGGTCGTCCACGACGATCTGCTCTCCTCGGTGACCGTCGAGGACGACATCGTCGTCATCCGGGTAACCGGCGGAGAACTCCCGAACCAGCCAGGAGTAATAAGCGAGATCGTGGCCCCGATCGCGGAGGCGGGGATCAACCTCCACGACGTCATTACCAGCGCCACCTCGGTCGCGCTGTTCGTCGCGTGGGATGACCGCGAGCAGACCCTGGAAATCGTCCAGCAGGAGTTTTGAATCGCCTGTCTGAAACGGGAATGAACCGGTGAACAGAGAAGGTATTTTGAAGCACCCTCTCTGAGGAAATGTATGAGCTACGACGCGGTCGTCTTCGACAACGACGGTGTACTCACGGAACTCACTCCACACGACGTGCTCCAGGACGCGGTTCGGGCTACGTTCCGAGAGTTCGACGTCGACCCGTCACCGGACGCAGTCGAAGCCCTAGTCAGGGAAGAAATCGATCCGATTTACCAGGTTTGTAAGGAATACGATCTCGACGCCGAACAGCTCTGGGCTCGACGGGAAGCAAACGCCACTAGTGCTCAAAAGGAGGCGATCGACGCGGGGATAAAGGGACTATTCGACGACGTCGACACACTCCGGGAGTTCGACGCGACCAGGGGGGTGGTATCGAACAACCAGCACGCGACCGTCGAGTACATCGTCGACGCATTCGACCTCCAGAACCTCTTTTCAGTCACGATCGGACGGGAACCGACTCTCGAGGGGTTCCTGAACCGGAAACCGAACCCCTACTACCTCGAGCGTGCAGCTTCGCGGATCGAGGCGAATTCGGTCCTGTACGTCGGCGACAGCAACGTCGACGTGGCCGCTGCTCGGCGTGCGGGGATGGACGTGGCATTTCTCCGCAGAGACCACCGGAACGGCTACGAACTCCAGTTTGAACCTACCTACGAGATCGAATCGCTTGCGGAGCTCCCGGCGCTCGTCTAGCCGAACGCGTACATCGCGAGGATGACCACGACGAGAAACGCCGACACTCCGACTGTACCCAAAACGACCTTTGTTGCCGTGCTCATACCTACGGCTCCGACGGCCGCCTTCTTAAATTCACCTCGTTCGAGCGGATCTACCAGTCACCCTTAAAAGGGAACCGACCGAAACAGTGTGGTATGCGAGTACGTGACGCGGTCGAAGCTGACGCCGACGCGATGGCAACGTTGGCGGATCGGCCGGTGGAAGTGATGCGGAACCTCGTTCACGATAGAACTGTCCGCGTCGCCGTAGACGGATCGGAAGAAAGCGTCCCGCAGGAAGGGACACCCACCGAAACCGAGTCGGAGTTCTCGGGGATACGCGGGATAGTGTCGTTCGATGCGCGTCAGAAAACGGTTCACATCACCCAGCTTGCCGGCGATGGCGAGGCAGTCGAGCGGCTCCTGGAGGAGCCGATCAGGTTCGCCCGCAGGGAGGGGATGGACGTCGAGGCGATCGTCGCTGCCGCCGACGAACAGGGCAAAGCTGCAGTGGAAACAAAGGGGTTCAGCCGGGCGGGTGACGGGCCACGGTTCGACGGGAAACCGACGGTTCGGTACCGGCTGGAACAGTGACTCGGGGGGTTCGGTTTCCTCACTGACCGAGCACTGCTCGCACCGCAAACAGGGCGTTTTCCTTGCGTTCCCGCAGCCGGCGATAGAAGTAGGAGAACCACTTGTTCCCGTAGGGGGCGTACTGCCAGACTTCGTACCCCTGAGAGGCGAGATCTCGCTGTGCGTCCTCGCGGACCCCCATCAGCATCTGGACTTCGAACTCCGTGCCGTGTTCGTCGTGGAGCCGCTTTGCATACGAGATCATCTCCGGATCGTGGCTTCCGATGCCGACGCCGCGCTCGCGGTTCTCGAAGCAGTAGCGGATCAGTTCCTTGTACGCTTCGTTCACTCGCTGTTTCCCCTTATAAGATATTTCGGGATCCTCGTTGTATGCACCTTTCACCAGCCGAAGACGACCGGGTCGGTCGATCAACCGTTCCATGTCGTCCATTGTCCGCTCGAGGTTCGCCTGGACGCACAGCCCCACGCCCCACGGATGGATGTCCATCGCTTCGTCGAACGCGTCCAGAGTCGCATCCGTGGTGGTTGCATCCTCCATATCACACCACACGAAGACGTCGTGTTCAGCTCCTGCCTCGACGATCCGGTGGAGGTTCTTTGCAAACACGTCGTCGCCGAGGTCGAGCCCGAGTTGAGACGGCTTCACGGAGACACACGCGTCCATCTCGGTTCCTGCGATGTCTTCGACTAGACTGAGGTAGGTGCGCGTGTCCTCCTCGACGGGCTTGTGATCGTCGTAGTGTTCTCCCAAGAGATTCAGGATGACTCCGACGCCGTCTTCGTTCATCTGCCGGGTGTGTTCGAACGCTGCGGCCGGCGTTTCTCCGGCGACGAATCGACCGGCGATGGGTGGCAGCATGACCCAACCTACCCCGGCCCGCATAAAGAGCGTACCGCTGTCTTCTCACAGTTCGAAAAAACGGCTCACTCTGTTACCATGATACACGGTAACTTGTATACATAAGGGGGAGAGGTTAATTTCAGTCCCGATAATTTGAACCGCGGGTATATAACAGGGTTTCAGAAATCTCCGGATATGGGAGAGAGGCGTCGCCACTCGAACCTGGGCTCGGACCTGGACACAGATCGAGGGGCGCAAACAGAAGGGGAAGTTCGGAATGAGGGGCCAATCAAGGGGACCTATCGACGTTTACTCAGACAAATTTTGCGTGCAGTCGGGGTCAACGATTCGACACGATACAAGATCCTCGCGGCTGTCGCGATCCAGTACGGGTTGTTTCTCCTCATGGCGGGACTGTTTTTCGTGGATCTCGGTGAGTATCTCCTCCCGCTGATCGCCGTGTTCGTACTCGGGGGGACCGTCGCATTTTTCAATACGATCATGCTGACCGAGTGGGACTACGTCGGTCCGATCACGGAACTCGACGAGGAGGCCAGCAAGATCGCCGACGGAGATCTCGATCTTCGGAAGATCGAGGCGGAAACGGACGACGACATTGCCAGCCTGGCGGATTCGTTTGCGGAGATGCAGGCGTATCTCGAGACGGTTGTCGACCAGGCGAACGCGATCGCCCGACAGGAGTTCGACGATCCGGTGCTCGACCAGGAGATTCCGGGGGAGCTCGGCGATGCGCTCGAGACGATGCAGGCCGACATCCAGCAGTTTACCGAGGAGGCACAACGGGCCCGAAGGGAAGCCGAGGAGCTCGCCACGAGTCTCGAACGACAGGCCGAACAGTTCGGCGAGACGATGGAGCTGGCCGCGGAGGGCGATCTCACCCAGCGACTCGACGAGGACATCGACAACGAGGCGCTCCGGTCGATTGCGGAGTCGTTCAACGAGATGCTCGGCGAGATCGAGCGGACGATCCT
Coding sequences within:
- a CDS encoding CDP-2,3-bis-(O-geranylgeranyl)-sn-glycerol synthase; the protein is MAGSVVLVIASTFSVVVTAFWVMLPAYIPNNVAVVAGGGRPIDGGATWNGKRVLGDGKTWRGTAAGTIAGVLLAMVLNLVVEPIGVAVGVDLPSFPIAAAFGLALGAMVGDIGASFLKRRTGRERGAAFPGLDQLDFVVGGLVLSAVFASDWFFDTFSVAIVLAVLVITPVLHVGTNVFAYRLGLKDEPW
- a CDS encoding GTP-binding protein, giving the protein MGLITNLKDSISRAADRLFSASEPKRIGIYGPPNAGKTTLANRIARDWTGDAVGPESHIPHETRRARRKEGVEIERNGRTVTIDIVDTPGVTTKVDYKEFLDHDMEKDDAVRRSREATEGVAEAMHWLREDVDGVIYVLDSTEDPFTQVNTMLVGIIESQDLPVLILANKTDLEESQIQRVANAFPQHETIPLSALEGSNMDEVYDKIAEKFG
- a CDS encoding DUF2073 domain-containing protein, which translates into the protein MEGLTGMEKIRLILDGVRDGNIVILEEGLSPDEESKLIEVTMTEISPDDFSGIEIETYPRAETANQSILDRIMGRESTKKLTVIGPANQIETLHKDENLISALVSRK
- a CDS encoding Zn-ribbon domain-containing protein — encoded protein: MPHQCTSCGRVFSDGSKEMLSGCPDCGGNKFQFRPSSAVEKQRKSASEMKKRKRSTSDTGSSSRTAGRSDNPTVERKESTTEQQDEPRNEGEVVSSTDLGDSPENRAQADARSGVVSEEELSALAESTSGDTESSPDEGTGRASDREVEGERVPENVDRPDLSQLREELNSQFESIKIVSQGQYELNLMELYDRQEYIISLQEDGRYVIEMPDAWGPDDE
- a CDS encoding aspartate kinase; protein product: MRVVAKFGGTSLGSGDRINRAADSIANAVREGHEIAVVASAMGSTTDDLLEEITFETEDSDRAEIVSMGERTSVRMLKAALAARGIDAVFVEPGSDLWPIVTNEHGEVDVEVTKRGVEALAAELGNVVPVVTGFLAETPDGRVTTLGRGGSDTTAVMLGRYMNADEVVIVTDVEGVMTGDPHVVEGARNVGQITVDELRNLSFRGAEVIAPSALAYKTDDLDVRVVHYQHGDLLTGGTRIEGAFENLIDMREEPLACITVAGRSIRNRPGILADLSQALRQEEINIDAVASGMDSVTFYVDVERAEEAEALLHEEVVHDDLLSSVTVEDDIVVIRVTGGELPNQPGVISEIVAPIAEAGINLHDVITSATSVALFVAWDDREQTLEIVQQEF
- a CDS encoding HAD family hydrolase; protein product: MSYDAVVFDNDGVLTELTPHDVLQDAVRATFREFDVDPSPDAVEALVREEIDPIYQVCKEYDLDAEQLWARREANATSAQKEAIDAGIKGLFDDVDTLREFDATRGVVSNNQHATVEYIVDAFDLQNLFSVTIGREPTLEGFLNRKPNPYYLERAASRIEANSVLYVGDSNVDVAAARRAGMDVAFLRRDHRNGYELQFEPTYEIESLAELPALV
- a CDS encoding adenosine deaminase, translated to MSTATKVVLGTVGVSAFLVVVILAMYAFG
- a CDS encoding proline dehydrogenase family protein is translated as MLPPIAGRFVAGETPAAAFEHTRQMNEDGVGVILNLLGEHYDDHKPVEEDTRTYLSLVEDIAGTEMDACVSVKPSQLGLDLGDDVFAKNLHRIVEAGAEHDVFVWCDMEDATTTDATLDAFDEAMDIHPWGVGLCVQANLERTMDDMERLIDRPGRLRLVKGAYNEDPEISYKGKQRVNEAYKELIRYCFENRERGVGIGSHDPEMISYAKRLHDEHGTEFEVQMLMGVREDAQRDLASQGYEVWQYAPYGNKWFSYFYRRLRERKENALFAVRAVLGQ